In Procambarus clarkii isolate CNS0578487 chromosome 5, FALCON_Pclarkii_2.0, whole genome shotgun sequence, the following are encoded in one genomic region:
- the LOC138351618 gene encoding uncharacterized protein → MTNIRAAFRKLNDRTFSIHNLREDSTEARGKGARPPQQEQQGIPQGENGSPPLQGGHKLINREPKSRRKEPKSRRKEPKSRRKEPKSRRKEPKSRRKEPKSRRKEPKSRRKEPKSRRKEPKSRRKEPKSRRKEPKSP, encoded by the exons ATGACCAACATCCGAGCAGCCTTCAGAAAACTGAATGACCGAACGTTCAGTATACACAACCTAA GAGAGGACTCCACAGAGGCGCGGGGAAAGGGGGCGCGACCTCcacaacaggagcagcagggtaTACCACAGGGGGAGAATGGGTCACCTCCGCTGCAGGGCGGCCACAAACTCATCAACAGGG AGCCAAAGAGCCGGCGCAAAGAGCCCAAGAGCCGGCGCAAAGAGCCCAAGAGCCGGCGCAAAGAGCCCAAGAGCCGGCGCAAAGAGCCCAAGAGCCGGCGCAAAGAGCCCAAGAGCCGGCGCAAAGAGCCCAAGAGCCGGCGCAAAGAGCCCAAGAGCCGGCGCAAAGAGCCCAAGAGCCGGCGCAAAGAGCCCAAGAGCCGGCGCAAAGAGCCCAAGAGCCCTTAG